In Acidovorax sp. GBBC 1281, a single window of DNA contains:
- a CDS encoding SDR family oxidoreductase, producing the protein MSDVSKVAIVTGGGSGIGKAAALALLKDGWRVVLAGRRESLLHAVIAEASAGGQALAVPTDVADPVAVRALFDRAVEAFGRVDLLFNNAGVGAPAVPIDELPLEQWHRVVGTNLNGMFYCLQQAFRVMKAQQPPGGRIINNGSISAHAPRPHSIAYTATKHAVSGLTKTASLDGRKYDIAVGQIDVGNAGTELAQRMTQGVQQANGQIAAEPLMDVHIVGQSVLYMANLPLEANVMFHTVMATKMPFAGRG; encoded by the coding sequence ATGAGTGATGTATCCAAAGTAGCCATCGTGACCGGCGGCGGGTCGGGCATTGGCAAAGCCGCTGCGTTGGCCTTGCTGAAGGACGGATGGCGTGTGGTCCTGGCTGGGCGCCGGGAATCGTTGCTGCATGCGGTGATTGCCGAAGCCAGTGCCGGGGGGCAAGCCTTGGCGGTTCCGACCGACGTTGCGGATCCCGTTGCGGTTAGGGCCTTGTTCGACCGAGCGGTGGAGGCCTTCGGACGAGTGGACTTGCTGTTCAATAATGCTGGCGTTGGCGCGCCGGCTGTGCCCATTGACGAGCTGCCGCTGGAGCAATGGCACAGGGTGGTCGGCACCAATCTCAACGGCATGTTCTATTGCCTGCAGCAGGCCTTTCGTGTGATGAAGGCGCAGCAGCCGCCAGGCGGTCGCATCATCAACAACGGTTCCATCTCTGCGCATGCTCCTCGCCCGCATTCAATCGCCTATACGGCCACGAAACACGCAGTTTCGGGACTCACCAAAACCGCGTCTTTGGACGGTCGGAAATACGATATTGCAGTGGGCCAGATCGATGTGGGGAACGCGGGAACGGAGCTTGCTCAGCGCATGACGCAGGGGGTGCAGCAGGCCAACGGGCAGATAGCGGCTGAGCCGCTGATGGACGTCCATATCGTGGGCCAGTCGGTGCTCTACATGGCCAATCTGCCCCTGGAGGCCAATGTCATGTTCCACACGGTGATGGCCACCAAGATGCCATTCGCGGGGCGTGGGTAG
- a CDS encoding lytic transglycosylase domain-containing protein, giving the protein MTALGTVVAGVRTFASDVIDGFLEITHSSFALLGLAVAFAVITLTARPDLRQTGEEKLMGWLQARQVAVMGTPIEPEASERATASNPKELPKEQAAVTYWLSKKYRVAPEPLAVLVAEAYEIGGKTKLDPTLILSIMAVESSFNPFAQSAVGAQGLMQVMTNVHTDKYQNFGGHFAAFDPVSNLRVGVKVLQECITRAGSLEGGLRYYVGAANLPDDGGYAAKVLAEHFRLRQVASGRSVPLQPPAPATPTAPPMLSTQAPAQTVPAKAAAEAEAPKASADKVALLSDF; this is encoded by the coding sequence ATGACAGCGTTAGGAACAGTGGTCGCCGGAGTGCGAACGTTCGCATCCGATGTGATCGACGGTTTTCTTGAAATCACCCACAGCAGCTTCGCCCTCCTCGGCTTGGCTGTCGCTTTTGCCGTCATCACGTTGACCGCACGTCCCGACCTGCGCCAGACTGGAGAAGAAAAGCTGATGGGCTGGCTGCAAGCCCGCCAGGTCGCGGTCATGGGTACGCCCATCGAGCCGGAAGCCAGCGAGCGAGCCACGGCGAGCAATCCGAAGGAACTCCCCAAGGAGCAGGCAGCCGTCACTTACTGGCTCAGCAAGAAGTACCGCGTGGCGCCGGAGCCTTTGGCAGTGCTGGTGGCCGAGGCCTATGAAATCGGCGGCAAGACCAAGCTGGACCCCACGTTGATCCTGTCGATCATGGCCGTGGAATCGAGCTTCAACCCCTTCGCCCAGAGCGCGGTGGGCGCCCAGGGCCTGATGCAGGTCATGACGAACGTGCACACCGACAAGTACCAGAATTTCGGCGGCCACTTCGCGGCCTTCGATCCGGTGAGCAACCTGCGCGTGGGCGTGAAGGTGCTGCAGGAATGCATCACCCGCGCCGGCTCCCTCGAAGGCGGCTTGCGTTACTACGTCGGCGCGGCCAATCTGCCCGACGATGGCGGGTACGCCGCCAAGGTGCTGGCCGAGCACTTCCGCCTGCGCCAGGTGGCCAGCGGCCGCTCTGTGCCCTTGCAACCGCCGGCTCCCGCCACGCCGACTGCCCCGCCGATGCTCTCCACGCAGGCGCCGGCACAGACCGTTCCTGCCAAGGCGGCCGCCGAAGCGGAAGCCCCCAAGGCCAGCGCCGACAAGGTCGCGCTTCTCTCCGACTTTTGA
- a CDS encoding DUF748 domain-containing protein, whose protein sequence is MPLQALSIIKNLWVRRVAWAVLAWLGFWALAWAVVPPALRHVLHTTVSEQLGRELSVGKIDFKPWTLELELRDLRMAAETSGKEPQVEIQRLYIDAELQSLWRLAPVIDALEIDGPTLRLARTSAGQTDFDDLLKKFSAPSSATAAPHAQPQRFSFYNIVVRDGAVDFGDAPQKRVHTVRGFSLSVPFLSNLPADRTVEVAPHLAFQLNGTAFTTGAQSTPFLDSRDTEATLQFKGLDLQSFLAYLPPDMPVRIEQGTLDADLRMTFQKQSEPALSVSGVVQVHGARVRDRQGGPLLSFDLATAKVVALQPFQRKVHVASLEWRGPHATVRRDREGRMAVLSGAAQGQGATKAGTTAAPDAPWDVVVDRVVINGGQVDWLDEGTAVPARISARDLRVRATRLALPLTRPVQFTADAQLSSEAGSDAATLSLQGEVLAQSGRVAVSARGWPLSMARPYLANLVQPQLDGTLDSDGGVAWNGSSWAAKIAKLSVDRAEWACAPAGRDCPAGTATVSGLRNNAAWAEIGRIEVEDALIRMPQRTVAIARVVTSQPKVRLERTGDGRWMVERWLTPVPDTAGKGRVPVTAATRTDAAPGWSVQLAEVSVDGGALAFNDAVKAQPVAVLLDTFQMRAKGLAWPVNAGAPPVSLSLSARLGAGRTDPGNVAYEGTVQMTPLLAQGKVQASRLPLHPFKPYVDNPLAVDVVRALGSFNGEVRYAAQADGPAVGVRGNAALDDVRVRTLAVRPAANGPVDGAAPIRGEELLNWKSLALQGVDFTLAPGKPTALDVKETALSDFFARIIVQPNGRINLQDLAQPAQGPPGVSATAEASPDITAAAGSTPPQAAKPSMTPVMRFGPVVLTGGSVRFTDSFVRPNYSADLSELNGRLGAFASAPPAEGGEPAMAELQLRGRAQGSASLDITGRLNPLAKPLALDIQGRMRDLELPPLSPYSIKYAGHGIERGKLSMDVNYRVLPDGQLTASNKLVLNQLRFGEPVEGAPASLPVRLAVALLADRNGVIDVELPINGSLNDPQFRLGPVIFRAVGNLVMKAITSPFSLLAGWMGGSSELDRVNFAPGSAALDDEARKTLDNIGQALSERPGLNMTVAGHAQREAEQEGWKRAALQSRVAAQARRMAARGDQAPSEPQALAPGLPQYADSLKEVYRRADMAKPRNLVGMAKDLSVPEMEALLLADMAIPDDAMRELAQARAVAVRDYLAGRQVALGRLFVGAPKIDSESANGAPHAELTLSTR, encoded by the coding sequence GTGCCTCTGCAAGCGCTTTCGATCATCAAAAACCTGTGGGTGCGCCGCGTGGCGTGGGCGGTGCTGGCCTGGCTGGGATTCTGGGCACTGGCCTGGGCCGTGGTTCCGCCCGCGCTGCGCCATGTGTTGCACACCACGGTGTCCGAGCAGTTGGGGCGAGAACTGTCTGTCGGGAAGATCGATTTCAAGCCATGGACCCTGGAACTGGAACTGCGGGATCTGAGGATGGCGGCAGAGACTTCGGGCAAGGAGCCCCAGGTAGAAATTCAGCGCCTATATATAGATGCAGAACTGCAGTCCCTTTGGCGTCTGGCGCCGGTGATCGACGCGCTGGAGATCGATGGACCCACGTTGCGCCTGGCGCGCACGTCGGCTGGGCAGACCGACTTCGATGACCTGCTGAAAAAGTTCTCGGCACCATCCTCGGCGACGGCCGCGCCCCATGCGCAGCCCCAGCGGTTTTCGTTCTACAACATCGTGGTGAGGGATGGCGCCGTGGATTTCGGCGATGCGCCGCAAAAACGGGTCCACACTGTGCGTGGATTTTCTCTGAGCGTGCCGTTTCTGAGCAATCTGCCGGCGGACCGCACCGTGGAGGTCGCGCCCCATCTGGCCTTTCAGCTCAACGGCACGGCGTTCACGACCGGGGCCCAGAGCACGCCATTTCTGGACAGCCGGGACACCGAAGCCACGCTGCAGTTCAAGGGGCTGGATCTGCAGTCGTTCCTGGCCTACCTTCCTCCCGACATGCCGGTGCGCATCGAGCAAGGCACGCTGGACGCCGATCTGCGGATGACGTTCCAGAAACAGTCCGAACCCGCTCTTTCGGTGAGCGGCGTCGTGCAGGTCCATGGTGCACGCGTGAGGGATCGACAGGGTGGCCCACTGCTGTCGTTCGACCTGGCCACCGCCAAGGTGGTAGCGCTCCAACCCTTCCAGCGGAAGGTGCATGTGGCCTCGCTGGAGTGGCGCGGGCCGCATGCGACGGTGCGGCGTGACCGGGAAGGGCGCATGGCCGTGCTGAGCGGCGCGGCACAAGGCCAGGGTGCCACGAAGGCGGGGACCACTGCGGCTCCCGATGCGCCGTGGGATGTGGTGGTGGATCGGGTGGTCATCAACGGGGGGCAGGTGGACTGGCTGGACGAGGGGACGGCGGTGCCCGCCCGCATCTCGGCACGCGACCTGCGGGTGCGCGCGACCCGGCTGGCCTTGCCACTCACCCGGCCAGTGCAGTTCACCGCGGATGCCCAGCTGTCATCGGAAGCGGGGAGCGACGCCGCGACCTTGTCGCTTCAAGGGGAGGTGCTGGCGCAATCGGGCCGCGTGGCCGTGTCCGCCCGGGGCTGGCCGCTGTCCATGGCCCGGCCGTACCTGGCCAACCTGGTCCAGCCCCAACTGGACGGAACGCTGGATTCCGATGGGGGCGTCGCCTGGAACGGCTCCTCATGGGCGGCAAAGATCGCCAAGCTGTCGGTGGACCGCGCAGAATGGGCCTGTGCTCCGGCTGGGCGGGACTGCCCAGCGGGGACCGCCACGGTCTCGGGCCTGCGCAACAACGCGGCCTGGGCTGAAATCGGCCGCATCGAGGTCGAGGATGCGTTGATCCGGATGCCGCAGCGCACCGTTGCCATAGCGCGGGTGGTGACATCGCAGCCCAAAGTGCGCCTGGAGCGCACTGGGGACGGGCGCTGGATGGTGGAGCGCTGGCTGACGCCGGTGCCCGACACCGCAGGGAAAGGCCGTGTGCCAGTCACCGCGGCAACGCGGACGGATGCCGCCCCCGGCTGGAGCGTGCAACTGGCCGAAGTGTCGGTGGACGGTGGAGCGCTGGCGTTCAACGATGCGGTCAAGGCACAGCCTGTGGCGGTACTGCTCGACACCTTCCAGATGCGGGCCAAGGGCCTGGCATGGCCGGTGAATGCCGGCGCACCTCCAGTGTCGTTGTCACTGTCGGCACGACTGGGGGCCGGACGGACAGATCCCGGCAACGTGGCCTATGAAGGAACGGTGCAGATGACGCCCCTGCTGGCACAGGGCAAGGTGCAGGCGTCCCGCCTGCCACTGCATCCCTTCAAGCCGTATGTGGACAACCCGTTGGCGGTCGATGTCGTGCGTGCCCTCGGCAGCTTCAATGGCGAGGTGCGTTACGCCGCGCAAGCCGACGGACCGGCCGTCGGCGTGCGGGGCAATGCCGCACTGGACGACGTGCGGGTGAGGACCCTGGCCGTTCGCCCAGCCGCGAATGGACCGGTCGACGGTGCCGCACCCATCCGTGGGGAAGAACTGCTGAACTGGAAGTCGCTGGCCCTGCAGGGGGTGGATTTCACCCTGGCGCCCGGAAAGCCAACCGCGCTCGACGTCAAGGAAACGGCGTTGAGCGACTTTTTTGCCCGCATCATCGTTCAGCCGAATGGGCGCATCAATCTGCAGGACCTTGCTCAGCCTGCCCAGGGGCCACCCGGTGTATCGGCAACAGCGGAGGCTTCCCCCGACATCACCGCAGCGGCGGGCTCGACGCCGCCCCAGGCGGCCAAGCCGTCAATGACGCCGGTCATGCGTTTCGGCCCCGTGGTGCTCACTGGCGGTTCTGTGCGTTTTACCGACTCGTTCGTTCGGCCCAACTATTCAGCGGACCTGAGCGAATTGAATGGTCGCCTGGGGGCTTTTGCCTCCGCGCCCCCCGCCGAGGGGGGTGAGCCCGCCATGGCCGAACTTCAACTGCGCGGACGGGCGCAGGGCTCCGCCTCGCTCGACATCACGGGGCGCCTGAATCCGCTGGCCAAGCCCTTGGCACTGGACATCCAGGGACGGATGCGCGATCTGGAACTGCCGCCTCTCTCGCCCTACAGCATCAAGTACGCGGGCCATGGTATCGAGCGGGGCAAGCTGAGCATGGACGTCAACTATCGTGTTCTGCCGGATGGTCAATTGACGGCTAGCAACAAGCTCGTGCTGAACCAGTTGCGTTTTGGCGAGCCGGTGGAGGGCGCTCCGGCCAGTTTGCCCGTGCGTCTGGCCGTTGCCTTGCTGGCCGACCGCAATGGTGTGATTGACGTCGAGCTGCCGATCAATGGCTCGCTGAACGACCCCCAGTTCCGCCTGGGGCCGGTGATTTTTCGCGCGGTGGGCAACTTGGTGATGAAAGCGATCACTTCGCCGTTTTCATTGCTGGCCGGATGGATGGGCGGTAGTTCTGAGCTGGATCGCGTCAACTTCGCCCCGGGCAGCGCGGCACTGGACGATGAAGCCCGAAAGACGCTCGACAATATCGGGCAGGCACTCTCGGAGCGACCGGGACTGAACATGACCGTCGCCGGGCACGCTCAGCGAGAGGCCGAACAAGAGGGCTGGAAACGGGCCGCGCTGCAGTCCCGGGTGGCGGCACAAGCGCGCCGCATGGCTGCGCGGGGCGATCAAGCACCCTCGGAACCCCAGGCGCTGGCGCCGGGCTTGCCGCAGTACGCTGACTCGCTTAAGGAGGTGTATCGCCGCGCCGACATGGCCAAGCCCCGCAATCTGGTCGGCATGGCGAAGGATCTGTCCGTGCCAGAAATGGAAGCCTTGTTATTGGCGGACATGGCGATTCCCGATGACGCGATGAGAGAACTGGCACAGGCACGGGCGGTAGCGGTCCGTGACTATCTGGCGGGGCGGCAAGTCGCGCTGGGACGATTGTTCGTCGGCGCACCGAAAATCGATTCGGAGAGTGCGAACGGTGCACCCCACGCCGAACTCACTTTGTCCACTCGCTGA
- the rnr gene encoding ribonuclease R — MYIKKTTPGAPAARNEDEIEGSVQGHRDGHGFVQRDDGESDIYIPPNEMRAVLHKDRVRVRIVRQDRRGRPEGRVVEIVERPDQPIIGRLLQESGVWLVAPEDKRYGQDVLIPKGATGAAKPGQVVVVQLTEPPALFGQPVGRITEVLGEVDDPGMEIEIAVRKYGVPHEFSADALAQAKALPDKVRAQDKRSRVDLTDVPLVTIDGEDARDFDDAVYCEPAKVGRAKGWRLLVAIADVSHYVETGSAIDIDAYDRATSVYFPRRVIPMLPEKLSNGLCSLNPEVERLCMVCDMLITAKGDVHAYQFYPAVMFSHARFTYTEVAAILANTRGPEATKRKPRVKDLLNLHDVYRALLAARHVRGAVDFETTETQIICDDNGRIEKIVPRTRNDAHRLIEEAMLAANVCSADFIAQGGQPGLFRVHEGPTPEKQEILRNYLKAMGVGMSIGDDPKPGDFQAIADATKDRPDAQQIHTMLLRSMQQAIYTPINSGHFGLAFEAYTHFTSPIRRYPDLLVHRVIKAILGKTKYRLPALPTPGEAHAKLAKRLAARVAAPTMQPRKEAPVSTRETQAWEAAGLHCSANERRADEASRDVEAWLKCKYMREHLGEEYSGVVSAATSFGIFVTLDAMYVEGLVHITELGGEYFKFDEARQELRGERTGIRYAIGSRVRVQVSRVDLDGRKIDFRLMREGEDLAPPRPTKGKATAGAGSSDNRAAHAASPSNRKSPGKSATRASTEERSSRKQSPKATGKRAGPPAKDRKSRR, encoded by the coding sequence TTGTATATCAAAAAAACGACCCCTGGCGCACCTGCTGCGCGCAATGAAGACGAGATCGAAGGCAGTGTGCAGGGGCATCGCGACGGGCATGGATTTGTGCAGCGAGACGACGGCGAATCCGATATCTATATTCCCCCCAACGAGATGCGGGCCGTGCTCCACAAGGATCGCGTGCGTGTCCGGATCGTTCGCCAGGATCGCCGGGGCCGTCCGGAAGGGCGCGTGGTTGAAATCGTCGAGCGGCCCGACCAGCCCATCATCGGGCGATTGCTTCAAGAGAGCGGTGTCTGGCTCGTGGCCCCGGAAGACAAGCGTTATGGCCAGGATGTTTTGATCCCCAAAGGCGCCACCGGTGCGGCCAAGCCAGGGCAGGTGGTCGTGGTTCAGCTGACCGAGCCTCCAGCTTTGTTCGGGCAACCGGTCGGTCGAATCACCGAGGTGCTGGGAGAGGTGGACGATCCGGGAATGGAGATCGAGATCGCGGTGCGCAAATATGGTGTGCCGCACGAATTTTCGGCCGATGCTTTGGCGCAGGCCAAGGCACTGCCCGATAAGGTCCGCGCGCAGGACAAGCGCAGTCGGGTAGACCTGACGGACGTGCCGCTGGTCACCATCGATGGTGAAGACGCGCGCGATTTCGACGATGCCGTGTACTGCGAGCCCGCCAAGGTCGGGCGTGCCAAGGGGTGGCGACTGCTGGTGGCCATCGCGGATGTGAGCCACTACGTGGAGACCGGCAGTGCGATCGATATCGACGCCTATGACCGGGCGACGAGCGTGTATTTCCCCCGGCGCGTGATTCCCATGCTGCCCGAGAAACTGTCCAACGGTTTGTGTTCGCTGAACCCCGAGGTCGAGCGCCTGTGCATGGTGTGCGACATGCTCATCACGGCCAAGGGCGATGTGCATGCATACCAGTTCTATCCCGCGGTGATGTTCAGCCACGCCCGCTTCACTTACACCGAGGTGGCCGCCATCCTGGCCAACACCCGTGGACCGGAGGCGACGAAGCGCAAGCCCCGCGTCAAAGACCTGCTCAATCTGCACGACGTTTACAGGGCCCTGTTGGCTGCGCGGCATGTGCGCGGTGCCGTGGATTTCGAAACGACCGAGACGCAGATCATTTGCGACGACAACGGCCGCATCGAGAAGATCGTTCCACGCACCCGCAACGACGCGCACCGCCTCATCGAAGAAGCCATGCTGGCCGCCAACGTCTGCAGTGCTGATTTCATCGCGCAAGGTGGGCAGCCTGGCTTGTTCCGGGTGCATGAAGGGCCGACACCGGAGAAGCAGGAGATCCTGCGCAATTACCTCAAGGCCATGGGGGTGGGTATGTCCATTGGCGACGATCCGAAGCCTGGCGACTTCCAGGCCATCGCTGACGCCACCAAGGACCGTCCGGACGCTCAGCAGATCCATACGATGCTGCTGCGATCGATGCAGCAAGCCATTTACACGCCGATCAATAGCGGCCATTTCGGGCTTGCGTTCGAGGCCTACACCCACTTCACCAGCCCGATACGCCGTTACCCCGATCTGCTGGTTCACCGGGTGATCAAGGCCATCCTCGGTAAAACCAAATACCGGTTGCCGGCATTGCCCACGCCTGGCGAAGCCCATGCCAAGCTGGCCAAGCGTCTGGCTGCGCGCGTTGCTGCGCCCACCATGCAACCACGCAAGGAAGCACCGGTGAGTACCCGGGAAACACAGGCCTGGGAAGCGGCAGGGCTGCACTGCAGCGCCAATGAACGCCGGGCGGACGAGGCCAGCCGGGATGTCGAGGCCTGGCTCAAATGCAAGTACATGCGTGAGCACCTGGGCGAGGAGTACAGCGGCGTGGTCAGCGCGGCCACCAGCTTCGGCATTTTCGTGACGTTGGACGCCATGTATGTCGAAGGCCTGGTACATATCACCGAGCTGGGCGGTGAATATTTCAAGTTCGATGAGGCCCGCCAGGAATTGCGCGGCGAACGCACCGGAATACGTTATGCGATCGGCTCGCGCGTACGGGTGCAGGTGAGCCGTGTGGATCTCGATGGCCGCAAGATCGATTTCCGGCTCATGCGGGAAGGTGAAGACCTTGCGCCCCCTCGGCCAACGAAGGGCAAGGCAACCGCGGGCGCAGGCTCCTCCGACAACCGCGCTGCGCATGCGGCCAGCCCCTCGAACAGAAAATCCCCTGGCAAATCCGCTACCCGGGCGTCGACCGAAGAGCGCTCCTCGCGCAAGCAGTCGCCCAAGGCGACTGGCAAGCGTGCCGGACCGCCCGCCAAGGACCGCAAATCCCGCAGATGA
- a CDS encoding DUF349 domain-containing protein produces MFPFSSRNKMSDAPEVNPAPAKHTEPHPLDALTGGAFSAATSGERASRIREWLQTQPSPEQLQEVFKELSGRDKGAARAVRERLDEIRRAKGQEAIAAEWAEKAQGLLAAAKLNIADALAWQRDAAKAGAPLSREPLAALKVQLAERMKVIEDLQHRVQVQREAAVLLAQRIEVLSTKPWRDAQAALEALRTDVGRWQQQAQELTDDPSWASVEARFPPLLDASRTQLLVVWDAFQPAVAQAVSAAEDPAAALPPVPVWADELRVARGQPSEAAAAQPAARPPARSKVDPEVRDKAVQAVRDALVKLERETAEGHGKASAGAAAALRSVLKTHGKHIDAALEQQVHTALVAAGELEGWQRWSADQVREDLVARAEGLLQRPEGQALGGRKMQETLRQLREQWKQADQGGPANHALWKKFDEACNAAHKVVEAWLEKVRADAAEHKAQRVALLDEVKAWTVAQATAGQPDWKAVNRALHQFGDRWRDGGHVSEKVFAELQPQWKEAMAAAAAPLETAQKDSLARRHALIDEATALGAAPTLRVDAVKALQQRWQAEAQSVPLDRKHEQKLWDAFRKPIDEAFNRKSADRDKMAGEISARDRVVLEASKALEEANASGDAQKIRGAMVALEAALRGQALANEAAASAAQNRPATASDNVTSAPEGAAASEGEGADADQAPPPAAAPKPAPRPVVAVRGDDRPGMKKDAPALPGRPARPGDRKDGRGLRDASGPGRGGDARGDRFGDRGDRFGDRSEARGPRLGDSAFRAQREALEHAQLTLRKLAAQAHGEALTQLIAAWQKRDAAQLPGVQELGVQASVRSAWTQAVSAAPQGDASEALLRLEMAAEVPTPAEQLQARRALQLQLLTRRNDPTPVQTWGQDVARVLASATDETSARRLQNALKTLLRK; encoded by the coding sequence ATGTTTCCCTTTTCTTCTCGCAACAAAATGTCTGACGCACCCGAAGTGAACCCGGCCCCGGCCAAGCACACCGAGCCGCATCCTTTGGATGCGCTGACGGGCGGCGCGTTTTCCGCCGCGACCTCGGGAGAGAGGGCATCGCGCATCCGCGAATGGCTGCAGACCCAGCCGTCGCCGGAGCAGTTGCAAGAGGTGTTCAAGGAACTGAGTGGGCGCGACAAGGGCGCGGCCCGTGCCGTTCGCGAGCGCCTCGATGAAATCCGGCGCGCCAAGGGCCAGGAGGCGATTGCTGCCGAGTGGGCCGAAAAGGCGCAGGGCTTGCTGGCTGCCGCCAAGCTGAACATCGCCGACGCGCTGGCTTGGCAGCGCGACGCGGCCAAAGCGGGAGCCCCTTTGTCTCGGGAGCCTTTGGCGGCACTCAAGGTGCAATTGGCAGAGCGCATGAAGGTCATCGAAGATCTGCAGCACCGTGTGCAGGTGCAGCGGGAGGCCGCAGTGTTGCTGGCCCAGCGCATCGAGGTGCTTTCCACCAAGCCCTGGCGTGATGCCCAGGCCGCATTGGAGGCGCTGCGCACCGACGTGGGCCGCTGGCAGCAACAAGCTCAGGAACTGACGGACGACCCATCCTGGGCCAGCGTGGAAGCGCGTTTCCCGCCGCTGCTGGATGCCTCGCGCACCCAGCTTCTCGTGGTGTGGGATGCATTCCAGCCTGCAGTCGCTCAGGCGGTGTCGGCGGCGGAAGATCCTGCGGCAGCCTTGCCCCCGGTTCCCGTGTGGGCGGATGAGCTCCGCGTGGCCCGCGGTCAACCATCGGAAGCCGCCGCGGCGCAGCCGGCTGCGCGGCCACCTGCACGCTCCAAGGTGGATCCTGAAGTACGAGACAAGGCCGTGCAGGCCGTGCGCGACGCATTGGTCAAACTGGAGCGTGAGACGGCGGAAGGCCACGGCAAAGCCAGCGCAGGCGCTGCGGCTGCGTTGCGCAGCGTGCTCAAAACCCATGGCAAGCACATCGACGCGGCATTGGAACAGCAGGTGCACACGGCTTTGGTCGCGGCGGGTGAACTCGAAGGCTGGCAGCGCTGGAGCGCTGACCAGGTTCGTGAAGACTTGGTGGCCCGTGCGGAAGGGTTGCTGCAACGTCCCGAAGGCCAGGCTTTGGGCGGTCGCAAGATGCAGGAAACGCTGCGCCAGTTGCGCGAGCAGTGGAAACAGGCCGACCAAGGGGGGCCGGCCAACCATGCGCTGTGGAAAAAATTCGACGAGGCTTGCAATGCCGCCCACAAGGTGGTCGAGGCGTGGCTGGAAAAGGTGCGGGCCGATGCGGCTGAACACAAAGCCCAGCGTGTGGCCTTGCTGGACGAGGTGAAAGCTTGGACGGTGGCCCAGGCAACGGCCGGACAGCCCGACTGGAAGGCGGTCAACCGTGCGCTCCACCAGTTCGGCGATCGGTGGCGCGATGGCGGTCATGTCAGCGAAAAGGTGTTCGCCGAACTGCAGCCCCAATGGAAAGAAGCCATGGCCGCCGCCGCCGCGCCGCTGGAAACAGCGCAGAAGGACAGCCTGGCACGTCGGCACGCGCTGATCGACGAGGCAACCGCCTTGGGTGCTGCGCCGACACTGCGGGTCGACGCGGTGAAGGCACTGCAGCAGCGCTGGCAGGCCGAGGCGCAGTCCGTGCCACTGGACCGCAAGCACGAACAGAAATTGTGGGATGCCTTCCGCAAGCCGATTGACGAAGCGTTCAATCGCAAATCTGCTGATCGGGACAAGATGGCTGGCGAGATCAGCGCCCGGGACCGCGTCGTGTTGGAAGCCTCCAAGGCGCTGGAGGAAGCGAATGCCAGCGGCGATGCGCAAAAGATCCGTGGCGCAATGGTCGCTCTGGAGGCTGCGCTGCGTGGACAGGCATTGGCCAATGAAGCGGCAGCATCCGCTGCGCAGAACCGGCCAGCTACTGCGTCGGACAACGTGACTTCCGCACCCGAGGGGGCCGCGGCTTCGGAAGGGGAGGGCGCCGATGCAGATCAGGCTCCGCCGCCTGCCGCGGCGCCGAAGCCTGCACCACGTCCCGTGGTGGCTGTGCGTGGTGACGATCGCCCGGGTATGAAAAAAGATGCGCCTGCACTGCCGGGCCGTCCAGCACGGCCGGGAGACCGCAAAGACGGACGTGGTCTGCGCGATGCCTCCGGCCCGGGCCGGGGTGGCGATGCTCGGGGCGACCGGTTCGGGGATCGGGGTGATCGGTTTGGGGACCGTTCGGAAGCCCGCGGTCCTCGCCTGGGCGACAGCGCTTTCCGTGCCCAGCGCGAGGCTCTTGAACATGCGCAACTCACACTGCGCAAACTGGCTGCGCAAGCGCATGGCGAGGCACTCACCCAGCTGATTGCCGCTTGGCAAAAACGGGACGCAGCCCAGTTGCCCGGCGTGCAGGAACTGGGAGTGCAAGCGTCCGTCCGCTCTGCATGGACCCAGGCGGTTTCTGCCGCGCCCCAAGGGGATGCATCGGAGGCTTTGCTGAGGCTGGAAATGGCGGCCGAAGTGCCGACCCCTGCGGAGCAGTTGCAGGCCCGCCGTGCACTCCAACTACAGTTGCTCACCCGCCGAAACGATCCCACGCCCGTCCAGACGTGGGGGCAGGATGTGGCCAGGGTGCTTGCAAGTGCAACCGACGAAACCAGCGCCCGCAGATTGCAGAACGCGTTGAAGACCCTGCTGCGTAAATAA